From Cannabis sativa cultivar Pink pepper isolate KNU-18-1 chromosome 8, ASM2916894v1, whole genome shotgun sequence, a single genomic window includes:
- the LOC115701245 gene encoding transcription factor ORG2-like, which produces MLALYSSSSPSMALLDHGRATADFADSFSFFAHNNIDNIQSLFQQQQQENNKTAELNPSLPSTTAVTGDDPTIIKKLCHNASERDRRKRINSLYSSLRSLLPAADQMKKLSNPSTISRTIKYIPELQNQVKGLIKKKEELLSSMSKRVELIYEESHKKSSLLSAWRSLCNVSVSRLNDSEIVLQISCFKVQQTPLSHILIDLEEDGFSVLNVNSFESFFGRVFYNIHLQVEKCSIDGANNLNAKFLSPY; this is translated from the exons ATGTTAGCATTGTATTCTTCTTCATCACCATCAATGGCGTTATTAGATCATGGCAGAGCCACTGCTGACTTTGCAGATTCATTCTCCTTTTTTGCTCACAATAATATCGACAATATTCAATCTCTTTTCCAACAACAGcaacaagagaataataagACAGCAGAGCTTAATCCATCTCTGCCGTCCACGACAGCTGTCACTGGTGATGACCCCACGATCATTAAGAAGCTGTGTCACAATGCTAGTGAGCGTGACCGTAGAAAGAGAATCAACTCTCTCTATTCCTCTCTCCGCTCTCTTCTTCCGGCAGCTGACcaaatg AAAAAACTAAGCAATCCATCAACAATTTCAAGAACCATAAAATACATACCTGAGCTTCAAAATCAAGTAAAAGGACTGATTAAGAAAAAGGAAGAGCTTTTATCGAGCATGTCAAAGAGAGTGGAGCTTATTTATGAAGAAAGCCATAAGAAAAGCTCCTTATTATCAGCTTGGAGATCTTTGTGTAATGTTTCAGTCAGTAGGCTTAATGATAGTGAAATAGTGCTTCAAATTTCCTGTTTTAAGGTTCAACAAACTCCATTGTCCCATATTCTGATTGATCTAGAAGAAGATGGATTTTCGGTACTAAACGTTAATTCTTTTGAGTCGTTTTTTGGGAGGGTCTTCTATAATATTCATTTACAg GTTGAAAAATGTTCCATAGATGGAGCAAACAATTTGAATGCGAAATTTTTATCACCATACTGA